The following coding sequences lie in one Flagellimonas eckloniae genomic window:
- a CDS encoding tetratricopeptide repeat protein produces MRHSKKVWLAVSTILTVCLFSCKNKKQNPALASIDLKRGELLLCSTESFGEVNFSLSCSYETRATFDLALSLLHSFEYAEAEKAFVKVIDMDPNCAMAYWGVSMSIFQSLWMQSDLSYLEKGEKLIKLANKLPKSDLEKDYLDAISVFYTDWQNIDKLTRQRMYEKKMEELYNKHEGDTEAAVFYALAIRAAADPNDKTYSRQKKSGKILEDLFVEKPNHPGIAHYIIHNYDYPELAAKALTTARRYAEIAPASAHAQHMPSHIFTRLGLWDESINTNLNSASSATCYAESVNPTASWAQEIHAVDYLVYGYLQMGDNQKAAEQLKEMQEVKEVFPKDHFAATYALTAMPVRMALENKNWEQASKLELPTINFPWENLHWEKAMLHFGKALGYSHTADVKSAENELVSLKTLHQSLLDSKEVYKAGQVNVQIHSAKAWIELAKGNSDDALVLMETAAKLEGETSKHAVTPGEVLPADELLGDMLLALNKPVEALEAYEINLKGHPNRFNGVYGAAIAAKESDKNEIAVDYFNQLIELTKNSNSERPEIKEAKAFVQQYAS; encoded by the coding sequence ATGAGACATTCAAAAAAGGTATGGTTGGCAGTAAGCACAATTCTAACCGTCTGCTTATTTTCCTGTAAAAACAAAAAACAAAACCCTGCATTGGCCTCCATCGACCTTAAAAGAGGAGAGCTCTTATTGTGTAGTACAGAAAGTTTTGGGGAGGTAAATTTTTCGTTATCCTGTAGTTATGAGACCAGAGCCACTTTTGATTTGGCATTATCACTTCTGCACTCTTTTGAATATGCCGAAGCTGAAAAAGCATTTGTGAAAGTAATTGATATGGACCCAAATTGTGCAATGGCTTATTGGGGAGTTTCAATGAGTATCTTTCAATCACTTTGGATGCAATCTGACCTTAGTTATTTAGAAAAAGGTGAGAAACTTATAAAATTGGCAAACAAACTACCAAAATCCGATTTGGAAAAAGATTATTTGGATGCGATTAGCGTCTTCTATACAGATTGGCAAAATATTGACAAACTGACTAGACAGAGAATGTATGAAAAGAAAATGGAAGAGCTATATAATAAACATGAAGGCGATACTGAAGCTGCAGTTTTCTATGCATTGGCCATCCGAGCCGCTGCAGACCCCAATGATAAAACCTATTCCAGACAAAAAAAATCAGGAAAAATTTTAGAAGATCTCTTTGTTGAAAAGCCCAACCACCCCGGGATTGCACATTATATTATTCATAATTATGATTATCCTGAACTGGCAGCAAAGGCATTGACCACAGCAAGACGTTATGCCGAAATTGCACCAGCTTCAGCACATGCACAGCATATGCCATCACATATATTTACACGTTTGGGGCTTTGGGACGAATCTATCAACACAAATCTAAATTCTGCATCTTCTGCAACCTGCTACGCAGAAAGTGTTAATCCAACTGCAAGTTGGGCACAGGAAATTCATGCAGTTGATTATTTGGTATATGGCTATTTGCAGATGGGAGACAATCAAAAAGCAGCCGAACAATTGAAGGAAATGCAAGAAGTAAAAGAAGTTTTTCCCAAAGACCACTTTGCTGCCACTTATGCTTTAACCGCAATGCCCGTTAGAATGGCTTTAGAGAACAAAAACTGGGAGCAGGCCTCTAAACTTGAATTACCAACGATTAACTTTCCATGGGAGAATTTGCATTGGGAAAAAGCCATGTTACATTTTGGCAAAGCATTGGGTTATTCCCATACTGCGGATGTAAAATCAGCGGAAAATGAACTAGTATCCTTAAAAACACTACATCAAAGTCTTCTAGATTCAAAAGAGGTGTACAAAGCGGGTCAAGTAAACGTGCAAATACATTCCGCCAAAGCTTGGATTGAATTAGCAAAAGGCAATAGTGATGATGCTCTTGTTTTGATGGAAACAGCCGCTAAATTAGAAGGTGAAACCTCAAAACATGCCGTAACTCCTGGAGAAGTATTACCCGCTGATGAGCTTTTGGGCGATATGCTCTTAGCACTAAACAAACCTGTAGAAGCACTAGAAGCTTATGAGATAAATTTAAAAGGACACCCTAATAGATTCAATGGTGTCTATGGTGCTGCAATTGCAGCAAAAGAATCAGATAAAAATGAGATAGCTGTAGACTACTTTAATCAACTTATTGAACTGACCAAGAATTCTAATAGTGAACGACCTGAAATAAAAGAGGCCAAAGCATTTGTCCAACAATATGCGAGCTGA
- the dnaK gene encoding molecular chaperone DnaK, with amino-acid sequence MSKIIGIDLGTTNSCVSVMEGNEPVVIPNAEGKRTTPSVIAFVEGGEIKVGDPAKRQAVTNPHKTIYSIKRFMGNKFSESKKEADRVPYNVVKGDNNTPRVDIDGRLYTPQELSAMILQKMKKTAEDYLGQDVSRAVITVPAYFNDSQRQATKEAGEIAGLTVERIINEPTAASLAYGMDKKDTDQKIVVFDFGGGTHDVSILELGDGVFEVLATDGDTHLGGDDVDQKIIDWLAEEFKKDESMDLREDAMALQRLREAAEKAKIELSSSAQTEINLPYVTATASGPKHLVRTLSRAKFEQLIEDLVKRTIEPCETALKSAGLSKSDIDEIILVGGSTRIPAVQEAVEKFFGKKPSKGVNPDEVVAVGAAIQGGVLTGDVKDVLLLDVTPLSLGIETMGSVFTKLIEANTTIPTKKSQVFSTAADNQPSVEIHVLQGERPMAADNKTIGRFHLDGIPPAPRGTPQIEVTFDIDANGIIKVSATDKATNKTQDIRIEASSGLTEEEIQKMKAEAEANAESDKKAKETADKLNEADGMIFQTEKQLKEFGDKLSEDKKKPIEDALEELKKAFETKDLVVIEPALEKINEAWKVASEEMYKAQAESTQAGGDPTAGAGAEASSNGASEGDNVEDVDFEEVK; translated from the coding sequence ATGAGCAAAATTATAGGTATAGACTTAGGTACAACAAACTCCTGCGTCTCTGTGATGGAAGGAAACGAACCCGTGGTAATTCCAAATGCTGAGGGTAAGCGTACGACTCCCTCTGTAATTGCATTTGTGGAAGGTGGAGAAATAAAAGTGGGAGACCCTGCAAAAAGACAGGCAGTTACAAATCCACACAAAACCATTTATTCTATCAAACGATTCATGGGCAATAAATTCTCTGAATCTAAGAAAGAAGCAGACCGTGTTCCTTACAATGTTGTAAAAGGAGACAACAATACACCAAGAGTTGATATTGACGGTCGTTTATATACTCCCCAAGAACTTTCAGCCATGATACTTCAGAAAATGAAGAAAACAGCTGAAGATTATTTAGGTCAAGATGTTTCAAGAGCAGTGATTACCGTGCCTGCTTACTTTAATGATTCACAAAGACAGGCTACAAAAGAAGCTGGTGAAATAGCCGGTTTAACTGTAGAGCGTATTATCAACGAACCAACGGCTGCATCTTTGGCCTATGGTATGGATAAAAAAGATACAGATCAAAAAATAGTTGTTTTTGATTTTGGAGGTGGTACACATGATGTTTCCATTCTTGAATTGGGTGATGGTGTTTTTGAAGTTTTGGCTACAGATGGAGATACGCACTTAGGTGGTGATGATGTAGATCAAAAAATTATTGATTGGTTGGCCGAAGAGTTTAAAAAAGACGAATCAATGGATTTGCGTGAAGATGCCATGGCATTACAAAGACTAAGAGAGGCAGCTGAAAAAGCAAAGATTGAACTCTCATCTTCTGCGCAGACTGAAATCAATTTGCCTTATGTTACAGCTACGGCTTCTGGACCAAAGCACTTAGTTAGGACGCTGTCTCGTGCAAAATTTGAGCAATTGATAGAAGATTTGGTAAAAAGGACTATTGAACCTTGTGAAACGGCATTGAAATCTGCAGGACTTTCAAAAAGTGATATAGATGAAATTATCTTGGTAGGTGGTTCAACACGTATCCCAGCTGTACAAGAAGCTGTAGAGAAATTCTTTGGAAAGAAACCTTCAAAAGGAGTAAACCCTGATGAGGTTGTTGCCGTTGGAGCTGCTATTCAAGGAGGGGTGTTAACTGGAGATGTAAAAGATGTTCTGCTATTGGATGTTACCCCACTTTCTTTGGGAATTGAAACAATGGGAAGCGTCTTTACCAAGTTGATCGAGGCAAACACCACGATTCCTACAAAGAAATCACAGGTATTTTCTACTGCAGCTGATAACCAGCCTTCGGTTGAGATTCACGTATTGCAAGGAGAGCGTCCTATGGCTGCGGACAACAAAACCATTGGTAGATTCCATTTAGATGGAATTCCACCTGCGCCAAGAGGAACACCTCAGATTGAAGTAACTTTTGATATTGACGCAAACGGTATCATCAAAGTTTCGGCAACGGATAAGGCAACAAACAAAACGCAGGATATCCGTATTGAAGCTTCATCTGGATTAACTGAGGAGGAAATTCAGAAAATGAAAGCTGAGGCTGAAGCTAATGCTGAATCTGATAAAAAAGCAAAGGAAACTGCGGATAAGTTGAATGAAGCTGATGGGATGATTTTCCAAACGGAAAAACAACTGAAAGAGTTTGGGGATAAATTATCTGAGGATAAGAAAAAACCAATTGAAGATGCTCTAGAAGAGTTGAAGAAAGCTTTTGAAACCAAGGATTTGGTAGTTATTGAGCCAGCTTTGGAGAAAATCAACGAAGCGTGGAAAGTTGCTTCTGAGGAAATGTATAAAGCCCAAGCAGAATCTACGCAAGCAGGAGGTGACCCAACTGCTGGAGCAGGAGCAGAGGCGTCATCCAATGGTGCTTCGGAAGGAGATAATGTTGAGGATGTGGACTTCGAAGAAGTCAAGTAG
- a CDS encoding L-serine ammonia-lyase, which produces MECISVFDMLKIGVGPSSSHTLGPWRAAERWIKELKEQEVFKAVLNVKVHLYGSLSLTGKGHATDIAVVMGLLGSDPETVPTENIDTIISKLKIEKQLHLDGMQKVAFNIDEDIIFKKEFLPFHSNGIQFEAILVNGDVTLETFYSIGGGFVVKEELLHSKENDEVFKTFPCPIKTGDELLRYCEEKNQSISAIVLENELSLRTGSEIDVELERIWNTMLECMYLGCHTKGTLPGGLNVRRRAYEMHEKLKGDLSYSNPKEWLGTIRKTEVKFRQILKWVSCFALSVNEVNASLGRVVTAPTNGSAGVIPAVLMYYMVIENHKADFEYIKKFLLVAGEIGSIFKKGATISAAMGGCQAEIGVSSAMAAGALTELLGGSPEQVLVAAEIAMEHHLGLTCDPIGGLVQVPCIERNSMGAIKAINAAELALDTNPKEVKVPLDKVVNTMWETAKDMSSKYKETSEGGLAVGVFLSDC; this is translated from the coding sequence ATGGAATGTATAAGTGTTTTTGACATGTTGAAAATTGGCGTAGGCCCTTCAAGCTCCCATACATTAGGGCCTTGGAGAGCTGCAGAGCGTTGGATTAAGGAGTTGAAGGAGCAAGAAGTTTTCAAAGCTGTTCTTAATGTCAAAGTTCACCTGTATGGATCTTTGTCCCTTACCGGAAAAGGACATGCCACAGACATTGCCGTTGTCATGGGTTTATTGGGCAGCGACCCTGAAACAGTACCTACAGAAAATATAGACACTATAATTTCAAAGTTAAAGATTGAAAAACAACTTCATCTTGACGGTATGCAAAAGGTAGCATTCAATATTGATGAAGACATCATTTTTAAAAAAGAATTTCTTCCCTTTCATTCCAATGGAATACAATTTGAAGCGATTTTAGTTAATGGAGATGTCACATTAGAGACATTCTATTCCATTGGTGGTGGTTTTGTTGTGAAAGAGGAGTTGCTTCATTCAAAAGAAAACGATGAAGTATTCAAAACTTTTCCATGTCCCATAAAAACTGGTGACGAACTACTCCGCTATTGCGAAGAAAAAAATCAATCTATTTCTGCCATTGTTCTAGAGAATGAACTTTCGTTAAGAACGGGTTCTGAAATTGATGTAGAATTGGAACGGATTTGGAATACTATGCTGGAATGTATGTATTTAGGTTGCCATACCAAAGGTACTTTACCGGGTGGGCTAAATGTAAGAAGACGTGCTTATGAAATGCATGAAAAATTAAAAGGAGACCTTTCGTATTCCAATCCCAAAGAATGGTTGGGAACTATCCGAAAAACAGAAGTTAAATTTAGGCAAATTCTTAAATGGGTGAGTTGTTTTGCCCTTAGCGTCAATGAAGTAAATGCCTCTTTAGGAAGGGTTGTTACCGCTCCAACCAATGGAAGTGCTGGCGTTATCCCTGCGGTATTGATGTACTATATGGTCATTGAAAATCACAAGGCAGATTTTGAATACATTAAAAAATTCTTGCTTGTAGCTGGTGAAATTGGGAGCATCTTTAAAAAAGGTGCCACAATATCTGCCGCTATGGGTGGTTGCCAAGCAGAGATTGGCGTTTCATCTGCAATGGCTGCTGGAGCATTAACCGAACTGCTGGGTGGTTCACCAGAACAGGTCCTAGTTGCAGCGGAAATTGCTATGGAACATCATTTAGGGCTAACCTGTGACCCTATTGGCGGATTGGTACAAGTTCCTTGTATTGAACGAAATTCCATGGGAGCCATTAAAGCAATCAATGCCGCAGAACTGGCATTGGACACCAATCCAAAAGAAGTTAAAGTACCTTTAGACAAAGTTGTAAATACCATGTGGGAAACTGCTAAGGACATGAGTTCTAAATACAAGGAAACTTCGGAAGGTGGTCTTGCCGTTGGGGTGTTCTTAAGTGATTGTTAA
- a CDS encoding response regulator transcription factor — protein MKTNPLKIVIIDNDEKLYPLYRFYFSEELSYKSVEIHTSVNKFMSHPGRTNPDIIVSEVNLTGISGIDGIQYFNKQNTPPKILMISEKCDFETIREAFKKGAHGFLTKPLTKNRFFNALDELHQHGVVLEHDIAKKIIHSFQIKTFERFSKKENQIIELLTQGYTYKMIADRFCVTPSAVNFHIQNIYVKLNVNSKAEALKKLQELEIRQLNAA, from the coding sequence ATGAAAACTAACCCATTAAAAATTGTAATCATTGATAATGACGAAAAATTATACCCCCTTTATCGATTCTATTTTAGCGAAGAGCTATCCTATAAATCAGTAGAAATACATACATCGGTAAATAAATTTATGTCTCATCCGGGAAGAACCAATCCAGATATTATTGTGTCTGAAGTGAATTTGACCGGAATCTCGGGAATAGATGGAATTCAATATTTCAATAAACAAAATACTCCTCCCAAAATCTTGATGATAAGTGAGAAATGCGATTTTGAAACTATTAGGGAAGCCTTTAAAAAGGGTGCCCATGGCTTTTTGACAAAACCTTTGACCAAAAACCGATTCTTTAATGCCCTTGATGAGTTGCACCAGCATGGTGTGGTCTTGGAACATGATATTGCCAAGAAAATCATCCACTCTTTCCAAATCAAAACTTTTGAGCGATTTTCAAAAAAGGAAAATCAAATTATAGAGCTTCTTACTCAAGGATACACCTATAAAATGATTGCCGACAGGTTTTGCGTAACTCCAAGTGCTGTAAATTTCCACATTCAAAATATTTATGTGAAATTAAATGTGAATTCAAAAGCCGAGGCTTTGAAAAAACTTCAGGAGCTGGAAATACGCCAATTGAATGCAGCTTAG
- a CDS encoding PD40 domain-containing protein, which produces MKSLLAYNFALIIGLFCINQVAAQNPMKLENSNGHLSTLEGYIPSKSITDDGNIAYFSQVGEQKPLYGVFSKKEVVHKIYRAEKINGKWTNITELKVCPKYASAKHPTITADGKRLFFASNMRGSFGKYDIYVADINEDGSLGVSKNLGPKVNTKEDELYPNIYNGTLLFFASAGRDGFGGLDLYASQVAYNSLTPSVNLGSHINSSRDDYAIQLDIEKGESYVVSNRGQNHTIEQVTIAYRGQSTDDTMVAYSDENLRTTLTHQYTSTSFQD; this is translated from the coding sequence ATGAAAAGTTTACTAGCCTACAACTTCGCTCTAATTATCGGACTGTTTTGCATAAATCAAGTTGCTGCACAAAATCCAATGAAACTTGAAAATAGTAACGGTCACTTATCAACACTTGAAGGTTATATCCCGTCGAAATCAATAACCGATGACGGCAACATAGCTTATTTTAGCCAAGTTGGTGAACAAAAACCATTGTATGGGGTCTTCTCTAAAAAAGAAGTGGTACACAAAATTTATCGGGCCGAAAAGATAAATGGCAAATGGACCAATATTACTGAATTAAAGGTGTGTCCAAAATATGCTTCTGCCAAACACCCAACTATAACAGCAGATGGTAAGCGTCTTTTCTTTGCTTCCAACATGAGAGGTAGCTTTGGAAAATATGACATCTACGTTGCCGATATCAATGAGGATGGAAGTTTAGGAGTGTCAAAAAATCTTGGCCCCAAGGTAAATACCAAAGAAGATGAATTATACCCCAATATCTACAACGGTACGCTTCTTTTCTTTGCTTCTGCCGGGCGTGATGGATTTGGTGGTCTAGACCTTTATGCTTCCCAAGTGGCTTACAATAGCCTTACCCCTTCTGTAAACCTTGGTAGTCACATCAACAGCAGCAGGGATGATTATGCCATACAGCTTGATATTGAAAAAGGAGAAAGCTATGTTGTATCCAACAGAGGGCAAAATCACACCATCGAACAAGTTACCATCGCTTATAGAGGTCAGTCCACAGATGATACCATGGTGGCCTACAGTGATGAAAACTTAAGAACAACGCTAACGCACCAGTACACAAGTACTTCTTTTCAAGACTAA
- a CDS encoding VF530 family DNA-binding protein gives MENQNNSNRQPNNPLHGVKLVDILTLLEEHYGWDELANRININCFKKDPSIKSSLKFLRRTPWARDKVEQLYLKLITGK, from the coding sequence ATGGAAAATCAAAATAATTCCAACCGACAACCAAACAACCCATTACATGGTGTAAAGTTAGTAGATATATTGACCCTTTTAGAAGAACATTACGGATGGGATGAGTTGGCAAACAGAATCAATATCAATTGTTTCAAAAAAGATCCTTCAATTAAATCCAGTCTTAAATTTTTGAGAAGAACTCCATGGGCTAGAGATAAGGTAGAGCAGCTCTACCTTAAATTGATTACTGGTAAGTAA